The genomic region ACATCTTCGAAAAACACGACGAAGACGACGTTATTCAACGGCTGCAGCGGACGACGCACATCCCGGTTGTCCTGCTGATCAACAAGATCGATCAGGCAACCGAGGAGCAGGTGGCGGAGAAAATTGCCTACTGGCAGGAGCAGTTTCCGCAGGCGGCCGAAACGCTTCCCATTTCGGCCCTGCACGGCCAGCACATCGACCGGCTGTTTGAAGCCATTATTTCGCGCTTGCCCCAGCACCCGCCCTTTTTCCCCAAGGACGAACTGACCGACAAGCCCGAACGCTTTTTTGCGGCCGAGATGATCCGCGAGAAAATTTTTCTAAACTATAAAAAAGAAGTACCCTACAGCTGCGAAGTTGTGATTACGTCTTTCAAGGAAAAGGAAGACATGATCGTCGTCGCGGCCGAAATTCTGGTGGAACGCGCAACCCAGCGGGCCATCGTGATCGGTGACGGCGGCAAAATGATTAAAAAAACGGGCATCATGGCTCGCGAAGAACTCGAACGGTTCTTCGGCAAGAAAGTATTTCTGGAAACTTTTGTTAAAGTTGAGCCCGACTGGCG from Tellurirhabdus rosea harbors:
- the era gene encoding GTPase Era, which produces MEISPETYNDNHKAGFISIVGKPNVGKSTLMNQLVGERLSIITSKAQTTRHRIMGILNGVHNGQEFQLVYSDTPGIIKPQYKLHESMMSFVRGSIEDADVILFVTDIFEKHDEDDVIQRLQRTTHIPVVLLINKIDQATEEQVAEKIAYWQEQFPQAAETLPISALHGQHIDRLFEAIISRLPQHPPFFPKDELTDKPERFFAAEMIREKIFLNYKKEVPYSCEVVITSFKEKEDMIVVAAEILVERATQRAIVIGDGGKMIKKTGIMAREELERFFGKKVFLETFVKVEPDWRSKEQSLRRFGYED